A genomic stretch from Solanum stenotomum isolate F172 chromosome 8, ASM1918654v1, whole genome shotgun sequence includes:
- the LOC125873740 gene encoding uncharacterized protein LOC125873740 produces MCLKAVEMLKRNLIEAPILIAPDLGLPFELMCDAIDVAVGVVLGQRKNKVFHSIYYASKTLDSTQANYTMTEKEMLALVFAFDMFRSYLIGTKVIVFTDHAAIRYLFNKKDAKPRLIQWILLPQEFDLEVKRQERLGSISRRHQMSLSNILEVEIFDVWGIYFIGPFPLSSGNQYILMVVDYVSKWVDVVTLPSNDSRVVIKFIKKHIFTRFGTPRAIISDGGKHFINHIVKNLLAKYGILHKVATAYHPQMSGEVEVLNKEVKQILQKTVCAKEKLV; encoded by the exons ATGTGCTTGAAAGCTGTTGAGATGTTAAAGAGGAACTTAATTGAGGCTCCCATCTTAATTGCTCCTGATTTGGGACTAccatttgaactcatgtgtgaTGCAATCGACGTAGCAGTGGGTGTAGTGTTGggacaaagaaagaataaagtgtTCCACTCGatctattatgcaagcaagACCCTTGACTCTACACAAGCTAATTACACAATGACTGAGAAGGAGATGTTGGCTCTAGTGTTCGCCTTCGACATGTTCAGATCGTATTTGATAGGTACTAAAGTGATTGTTTTTACTGACCATGCAGCTATTAGGTACCTATTTAACAAGAAGGATGCTAAACCAAGGCTCATTCAATGGATATTGCTTCCCCAAGAATTTGACCTTGAGGTCAAAAGACAGGAAAG GTTGGGTTCTATTTCAAGAAGACATCAGATGTCGCTTAGTAACATTTTGGAGGTGGAAATCTTTGATGTGTGGGGTATCTACTTCATTGGTCCCTTCCCACTATCTAGTGGAAACCAATACATTCTTATGGTTGTGGATTATGTTAGTAAATGGGTGGATGTTGTCACTCTTCCTTCCAATGATTCAAGGGTGGTGATAAAGTTCATCAAGAAGCACATCTTTACTCGCTTTGGCACTCCAAGGGCAATTATAAGTGATGGAGGTAAGCATTTCATTAACCATATTGTTAAGAATCTTCTTGCTAAGTATGGTATTCTTCATAAGGTTGCTACAGCTTACCATCCTCAAATGAGTGGCGAAGTGGAGGTTTTGAACAAAGAGGTGAAGCAAATTTTGCAGAAAACGGTGTGCGCAAAGGAAAAATTGGTCTGA